The following are encoded in a window of Desulfobacteraceae bacterium genomic DNA:
- a CDS encoding TIGR01777 family oxidoreductase, producing the protein MNVLITGGLGFVGRYLSRLLLEKGHHVTALGLRPQPRLIPHPDFSYLSADTTRPGAWQERLGDMDAVVNLAGNNIFRPWTARAKAEIYDSRILTTRNVVAALPQDRPTTLVSASAVGYYGDRGDEILTEASTAEDDFLARVGRDWEAEALAAAEGGHRVVAARIGIVLGSDGGALEKMIPAFRSFLGGPLGDGSQWFPWIHIDDLTAALAFVLENASVAGPVNCTAPNPVRNREFARELARLLNRPALMPAPGFMIRMVLGELGQALLSSQRAVPEKLLEAGFAFRFPAVREALYELVRAAV; encoded by the coding sequence ATGAACGTACTGATCACCGGTGGTCTCGGGTTTGTCGGCAGGTACCTGTCGCGCCTACTGTTGGAAAAGGGGCACCACGTTACCGCATTGGGGCTGCGGCCGCAGCCGCGGCTCATCCCGCACCCCGATTTCAGCTATCTTTCGGCGGATACCACCCGGCCCGGCGCCTGGCAGGAGAGGCTAGGCGACATGGACGCCGTGGTCAACCTGGCCGGCAATAACATCTTTCGTCCCTGGACGGCGCGGGCCAAAGCCGAGATCTACGACAGTCGCATCCTCACCACCCGCAACGTGGTGGCCGCCCTTCCCCAGGACCGGCCGACCACCCTGGTGAGCGCCTCGGCGGTGGGCTACTATGGCGACCGGGGCGATGAAATCCTCACCGAAGCGTCTACGGCGGAGGATGATTTTCTCGCCCGGGTGGGGCGCGACTGGGAAGCCGAGGCACTGGCGGCCGCCGAGGGCGGCCACCGGGTGGTGGCGGCACGCATCGGCATCGTGCTGGGCAGCGACGGCGGGGCGCTGGAAAAGATGATCCCGGCCTTTCGCTCCTTTCTGGGCGGGCCCTTGGGCGACGGCAGCCAGTGGTTTCCGTGGATTCACATCGATGACTTGACCGCCGCCCTGGCGTTTGTGCTGGAAAACGCATCCGTTGCGGGGCCGGTCAACTGCACCGCGCCCAACCCGGTGCGCAACCGCGAGTTCGCCCGTGAGCTGGCGCGCCTGCTCAACCGTCCCGCCCTGATGCCGGCACCGGGCTTCATGATCCGGATGGTGCTGGGCGAGCTGGGCCAGGCCTTGCTCTCCAGTCAGCGGGCGGTGCCCGAAAAACTGCTGGAAGCCGGTTTCGCGTTCCGGTTTCCCGCCGTTCGGGAGGCGCTCTACGAACTGGTGCGGGCCGCGGTTTAG
- a CDS encoding enoyl-CoA hydratase/isomerase family protein — protein MAPVDYVLDETVALVTLNSGENRFNPEFLSAFLGVLDAVEQTTDARTLVVRSAHEKIFSNGIDLEWLAPVIRKGDREAAKAFFLQLNALFARLVSYPLVTVAAITGHAFAGGAILACAFDFRFMRSDRGFFCLPEVDLGIPFLPGMNALLKKAIPHHLLEEMQFTGKRYTAEALEAHHVILKACHQRELMDEVTTFARGLNKRRAVVAELKKRLNRPILDAIESEDAPYIASGNYNIG, from the coding sequence ATGGCGCCGGTAGACTACGTGCTGGACGAAACGGTGGCCCTGGTCACGCTCAACAGCGGTGAAAACCGTTTCAACCCCGAATTCCTGAGCGCCTTTCTGGGGGTCCTGGACGCGGTGGAGCAGACTACCGATGCCCGCACCCTGGTGGTCCGTTCCGCCCATGAAAAGATCTTTTCCAACGGCATCGACCTGGAGTGGCTTGCCCCGGTTATTCGCAAAGGGGACCGCGAGGCAGCCAAGGCCTTTTTCCTTCAACTCAACGCCCTTTTCGCGCGGCTGGTCAGCTACCCGCTGGTCACCGTGGCGGCCATCACCGGCCACGCCTTCGCCGGGGGCGCGATTCTGGCCTGCGCCTTCGATTTCCGTTTCATGCGCTCCGACCGGGGGTTCTTTTGCCTGCCCGAGGTGGACCTGGGGATTCCCTTTCTGCCCGGGATGAACGCGCTCCTCAAAAAGGCCATTCCCCACCACCTGCTGGAGGAAATGCAGTTCACCGGCAAGCGCTACACCGCCGAGGCCCTTGAGGCCCACCACGTCATCCTGAAAGCTTGCCACCAGCGGGAGTTGATGGATGAGGTGACGACCTTCGCCAGGGGCCTCAACAAGCGGCGGGCCGTGGTGGCCGAACTCAAAAAGCGTCTCAACCGCCCGATCCTGGATGCCATCGAGAGCGAGGACGCACCCTATATCGCGTCCGGCAACTACAACATCGGCTGA